The window CCGACGACGCCGAGGTACGCGCGCCGCACCCGGCCTTCGACGACGAGCGTGTCGATGATCCGCCGCGTGGTCGCGTTGATCGGCACCGCGAGCCCGAGCCCGACCCCGGCGACCGCGGTGTTGACGCCGACGACGCGGCCTGCGGAGTCGGCGAGCGCGCCGCCGGAGTTGCCGGGGTTGAGCGCGGCGTCGGTCTGGATGACGTCTTCGATCACGCGGGTCGCCCGGCCCTGCCGCACCGGGAGGGCGCGGCCGAGCGCGCTGACGACGCCGGCGGTGACGGTGCCGGAGAAGCCGAGCGGGTTGCCGACGGCCACGACGAGCTGCCCGACGACGAGCCGGTCGGCGTCGCCCAGCTGAGCGGCCGACGGCGTTTCGCCACGCGCCCGCAGCACGGCGAGATCGGACAGCGGATCGGCCCCGACGACGTCGAAGGGCACCTCGCTGCCATCGGCGAAGGTGGCGACCCCCCGCCGGTGGTCGCTGACGACGTGGGCGTTGGTGAGCAGGTGGCCGTCATCGGCGAAGACGACGGCCGACCCGCTGCCGCGCGCGAGCTGGACCCCGGCGACGTGCGGGCCGACGGTCCTGGCGACCGTGCTGACCGCGCGCGAGTAGGCGTCCATCGCCTCGTCCATGACTGCACCTCGATTACACCGTTGCACGTACTACAAGTGTGCGCCGGGAAATCGGGGAAGTCCGTTCGCTGTTCGTGAACCGCCGGCCGGACCAGTGACGGTCAGTGGTTCACCGGATCGGACCATGCGCCGGTGAAGGATCGGCGGCAGACTCCCAAAGCGCTTCTGTAACGGTGCAGAAGCGATCTTCTGTGGGGTTGATATGCGCAAACTCATGTTCGGCGCCCTCGCCGGGCTGCTGGTCACCGGCTTGATCCCGGGGATCGCGGCGGCCCAGGGCGAGGCTCCCGGCGCCCCGGGCGCCCATCCCAGCTGGCTGCCCGCGAACAAGACCGGCTTCGGCACCGCCCACGACCGGTCGAGCAACGTCTGGTTCACCCTCCAGGGTGGCCAGCTGTCCGAGGTCTACTACCCGGACCTGTCGACGCCGAGCGTCCGGTCGATGAACTTCGTCGTCACCGACGGCCGCAGCTTCGCCGTCGCCGACTACACCGCGAAGTCGCAGCAGGTCCGGCGCACCGACGACGACAGCCTGACCTACGAGCAGACCATCACCGACGACCAGCACCGCTGGCGCCTGCGCAAGACCTACGTCACCGACCCGGCCGCCACGACCGTGCTGGTGGACGTCGACTTCCAGTCGCTGACCGGCCGGCCGTACCAGCTCTACGCGGTCGCCGATCCGGACCTGACCAACGACGGCTCCGACGACTCGGCCGCCCGCAAGGGTGACGCCGTCACCGCGCAGGACGCTTCGAACGCCGCCGCCCTCACCGCGAAACCCGCCTTCGTGAAGACCAGCGTCGGCTACGCGGGCGCGTCCGACGGGAACACGCAGCTCACGAAGACCTTCAAGCTGACCCAGTACGACTCGGCCGCGAAGGGCAACGTCGTGCTGACCGGGCAGACGGACGCCGACGGCGTCCGGAACCGGCACGTCACCCTCGCGCTCGGCATGGGCGCGAAGGCCGCCGACGCGCTCGGCAGCGCGCAGGCGTCGCAGCGACGCGGCGTCCGCGACATCACCCGCGCGTACGACCGCGGCTGGGAGCAGTACCTGCGCGGGGTCAGCAAGCCGCCGTCGTCGCTGAAGACCGACGCCGAACGCGACCTCTACAAGGCGTCGATGCTGACCCTCGCCGCGAGCGAGGACAAGCAGCACCCGGGCGCCTTCATCGCGTCGCCAAGCATGCCGTGGCGGTTCGGCAACAACGATCCGGAGTGGTCGCCGTCCGGCACCTACCACCTGGTCTGGCCGCGTGACCTCTACCAGATCGCCACCGGCCTGGCCGCCGGCGGCGACACCGCCGCCGCGAACCGCGCGGTGAGCTACATGTTCGGCACGCAGCAGCAGCCCGACGGGCACCTGCCGCAGAACAGCCGCGTCGACGGCGTGCCGTACTGGACGTCGGTGCAGCTCGACGAAACCGCTTTCCCGATCGTGCTGGCCCAGCAGCTCGGCCGGACCGACCTGTGGCCCGGCGTCCGCGAGGCCGCCGACTTCATCCTGGGCTACCGGGGCCCGGACGGGCAGGCTTCGCCCTACACCCAGCAGGAACGCTGGGAGGAGCAGGACGGCTGGTCCCCGTCGACCATCGCCTCGGTGATCGCCGGGCTCGTCTGCGCCGCGGACCTCGCGTCGCACAGCGGCGCTCCGGCCGACGCCGCCCGGTACCTCGCCGCGGCCGACAAGATGAAGGCCGACCTGCCCAAGCAGACGATCACCACGAACGGGCCGCTGTCGAAGGACCCGTACTTCGTCCGGCTCACCAAGGACGCGAACGCCAACGCCGGCACGACGTACAACCTCGGCAACTCGAGCGTGACGATGGACCAGCGCGCGGTCACCGACGCGGGCTTCCTCGACCTGGTCCGGCTCGGCATCTACCGCGCGGACGACCCGGTGATCGAGAACAGCGTGCGCGTCACGGACAAGGCCATCGCGTTCACCACGCCGACCGGGCAGTTCTGGCACCGCTACACGAAGGACGGCTACGGCGAGCAGGCCGACGGTTCGCCGTGGGACTACACGTTCCCCGCGGGCAGCCGCACGACGTTCGGCCGGCTGTGGCCGCTGCTCGCCGGCGAGCGCGGCGAGTACGAGCTGACGCTCGGCGACCCGTCGTCCGCCGCGCGGCGGCTGCGTGACCTCGGCCGGGTGAGCAGCTCGGCGGAAACCATGCCGGAGCAGGTGTGGGACGAGAACCCGCCGTCGGGCCAGACCGGCTTCCCGGCCGGCACGCCGACCACGTCGGCGACCCCGCTGGCCTGGACGCACGCGCAGTACGTCCGCCTGGCTTGGGACGTCAAGGCGGGCTCGACCCTGGAGACGCCGAAGGTGGTCCGCTGCCACTTCCTCGGCTGCTGACCCGGGTCCACCGCAGCTGGTCGTGAGTGGGAAACAGTGTTCTAACCCTGTTTCTCGCTCACGACCGGGGCGGGTCAGAGGACGGCGCCGTCGTCCTCGGGGGTCTTCGGCGGCAGCCACGAGTTGCCCGGAACGCCCCACTTGTTGGCCTTCAGCATCTTCTTCGCCGCACGCGCGTGCCGCCCGACCAGGCGGTCGAGGTAGATGAAGCCGTCGAGGTGGTCGGTTTCGTGCTGCAGGCAGCGCGCGAAGTAGCCGGTGCCCTCGACCTCGATCGGGTTGCCCTCGACGTCGAAGCCGGTCACCTTCGCCCACTTCGCGCGGCCCGTCGGGTACGACTCGCCGGGCGCCGAGAGGCAGCCCTCCCAGTCGTCGTCCGGGTCCGGCATGGTCTCCGGGAGCTCCGACGTCTCGAGCTTCGGGTTCACGACGAGGCCCTTGTGCCGCACGCCTTCGTCGTCCGGGCAGTCGTACACGAACACCCGCAGGTCGAGGCCGATCTGGTTGGCCGCGAGGCCGACGCCCTCGGCGGCGTACATCGTCTCGAACATGTCGTCGGTGAGCGTGCGCAGCTTCTCGTCGAACTCGGTGATCTCCCGAGTCGGCTGGTGCAGCACGGGTTCGCCGGCGATCACGATGGGGTGGATGGTCACGGCGAGCCAGTTTAGTCGGACCCTTCTGGTAGACCTGCATCAGACCGTGACGCGCCGACGCGGATGCCCACGTCGGCGTGGGCTTCCGTGGTTGAATGGCGCCCGCGGAAGAGCTAGGTCTGATTCGCCATGACGCCCGATTGAGAGGGACTCGGATGGACGCCGCGGAGTCGATGGCTGAGCCGCAGCCGTCGCCGCCGAAGCCCGTGCCCGGCCTGACCGAACGCGAGGTCGAGATCCTCGCGTTCGAGCGCCAGTGGTGGCGACACGCCGGGGCGAAGGAGAACGCCATCCGCGAACGCTTCGACTTGTCCGCCACGCGCTACTACCAGCTGCTCAACAAGCTGCTGGAGAAGCCGGAGGCGATCGAAGCGGACCCGATGCTGGTGAAGCGGCTGCGCAAGACGCGCGCCACCCGCCAGCGCAAGCGTGGCGCCCGGCGACTGGGGATCGAGCTGAAATGAGCGTGTTTTCGGGAATGTCCCGGCCGATGAAGGCCGCGGGCGTCGCCCTGATCGGGGTGGCCATCATCGCGGCGGTGAT of the Amycolatopsis sp. NBC_01488 genome contains:
- a CDS encoding S1C family serine protease, with the protein product MDEAMDAYSRAVSTVARTVGPHVAGVQLARGSGSAVVFADDGHLLTNAHVVSDHRRGVATFADGSEVPFDVVGADPLSDLAVLRARGETPSAAQLGDADRLVVGQLVVAVGNPLGFSGTVTAGVVSALGRALPVRQGRATRVIEDVIQTDAALNPGNSGGALADSAGRVVGVNTAVAGVGLGLAVPINATTRRIIDTLVVEGRVRRAYLGVVGVPAPLPDDVAERTGQSAGLRVREVVAGGPADRAGLKAGDLVLTVGRTRVSDAQGIQRQLFAEVIGTPLPITVLRNGAMVDVYATPAELVG
- a CDS encoding glycoside hydrolase family 15 protein yields the protein MRKLMFGALAGLLVTGLIPGIAAAQGEAPGAPGAHPSWLPANKTGFGTAHDRSSNVWFTLQGGQLSEVYYPDLSTPSVRSMNFVVTDGRSFAVADYTAKSQQVRRTDDDSLTYEQTITDDQHRWRLRKTYVTDPAATTVLVDVDFQSLTGRPYQLYAVADPDLTNDGSDDSAARKGDAVTAQDASNAAALTAKPAFVKTSVGYAGASDGNTQLTKTFKLTQYDSAAKGNVVLTGQTDADGVRNRHVTLALGMGAKAADALGSAQASQRRGVRDITRAYDRGWEQYLRGVSKPPSSLKTDAERDLYKASMLTLAASEDKQHPGAFIASPSMPWRFGNNDPEWSPSGTYHLVWPRDLYQIATGLAAGGDTAAANRAVSYMFGTQQQPDGHLPQNSRVDGVPYWTSVQLDETAFPIVLAQQLGRTDLWPGVREAADFILGYRGPDGQASPYTQQERWEEQDGWSPSTIASVIAGLVCAADLASHSGAPADAARYLAAADKMKADLPKQTITTNGPLSKDPYFVRLTKDANANAGTTYNLGNSSVTMDQRAVTDAGFLDLVRLGIYRADDPVIENSVRVTDKAIAFTTPTGQFWHRYTKDGYGEQADGSPWDYTFPAGSRTTFGRLWPLLAGERGEYELTLGDPSSAARRLRDLGRVSSSAETMPEQVWDENPPSGQTGFPAGTPTTSATPLAWTHAQYVRLAWDVKAGSTLETPKVVRCHFLGC
- a CDS encoding peptide deformylase, producing MTIHPIVIAGEPVLHQPTREITEFDEKLRTLTDDMFETMYAAEGVGLAANQIGLDLRVFVYDCPDDEGVRHKGLVVNPKLETSELPETMPDPDDDWEGCLSAPGESYPTGRAKWAKVTGFDVEGNPIEVEGTGYFARCLQHETDHLDGFIYLDRLVGRHARAAKKMLKANKWGVPGNSWLPPKTPEDDGAVL
- a CDS encoding DUF3263 domain-containing protein, with amino-acid sequence MDAAESMAEPQPSPPKPVPGLTEREVEILAFERQWWRHAGAKENAIRERFDLSATRYYQLLNKLLEKPEAIEADPMLVKRLRKTRATRQRKRGARRLGIELK